A DNA window from Candidatus Eremiobacterota bacterium contains the following coding sequences:
- a CDS encoding phosphotriesterase, with translation MKKINSVCGEISTDDLGFTLMHEHVMVIDSFMRYSFPDWFARDGFIRKVVNELSEARQKGVRTIVDATPINLGRDISVIKEASEKSGVQIIASTGFYWYDEPWMDGWGIEALMEKLLREINHGIQGTDIKPGVIKAATDFPGMTPVNFKLLKTSARLARATDLPLITHSCPSRMTGLMQQDVFLAEKVDPARVVIGHSGDTDDIEYLEAILKRGSYVGLDRFGLDMVLPVEKRIATVIELVKRGHTDKILLSHDYCCYIDWTPEFCFKEGAEHWSYTYLPAQIIPEMKKRGISDEAIRIMTVENPKRIFTE, from the coding sequence ATGAAAAAAATCAACAGCGTATGCGGAGAGATAAGCACAGATGATCTGGGCTTTACCCTGATGCATGAGCATGTTATGGTCATAGACAGCTTTATGCGATATTCATTTCCCGACTGGTTCGCGAGGGACGGGTTTATCAGGAAAGTAGTCAATGAATTATCAGAAGCGCGGCAGAAGGGCGTCAGGACTATTGTGGACGCTACCCCGATAAACCTGGGACGGGATATTTCCGTGATAAAAGAGGCTTCCGAAAAATCAGGAGTGCAGATAATCGCCTCCACGGGATTTTACTGGTACGACGAGCCCTGGATGGACGGCTGGGGAATCGAAGCCCTGATGGAGAAGCTTCTCCGCGAGATCAATCATGGAATCCAGGGCACGGATATAAAGCCGGGAGTCATCAAGGCGGCGACGGACTTCCCGGGGATGACCCCTGTCAACTTCAAGCTCCTGAAAACCTCGGCACGATTGGCCAGGGCGACAGACCTTCCCCTGATAACCCATTCATGTCCCTCCCGCATGACGGGCCTCATGCAGCAGGACGTGTTTCTTGCGGAAAAAGTGGATCCTGCAAGGGTGGTGATAGGCCATAGCGGGGATACCGACGATATCGAGTACCTGGAAGCGATATTGAAGCGCGGAAGCTATGTCGGCCTGGACCGTTTCGGGCTTGACATGGTTCTTCCCGTTGAAAAAAGGATCGCCACGGTGATTGAACTGGTGAAACGCGGCCATACCGATAAAATCCTGCTCTCACACGACTACTGCTGTTATATTGATTGGACTCCCGAATTCTGCTTCAAAGAAGGGGCGGAGCACTGGAGCTATACCTATCTGCCTGCCCAGATTATTCCGGAGATGAAAAAGCGCGGCATCAGCGATGAGGCAATCAGAATCATGACCGTCGAGAATCCGAAGAGAATCTTTACTGAGTAA
- a CDS encoding serine/threonine-protein kinase: protein MERSFSPPRKRRPEQSMPFYILFPSLVTGTIGLLYLLLFLLAVVEALDEISQIVPSLMLLALSGMAALAAWGIVREKNWAGKMLLIFFAAFIAVFAVGFMDNGYGVFYSINFIEFVPFALMALAAATAVCLIGRWKAARLSRLRPKAAAESQAAAACPRKGEVLRGRYEIAGELGRGAMGSVYLVKDLTFPSQDVRWVLKEIELRGLTLEERAEAEELFRKECALLKSLNHLAIPKLIEHFSDSEGLALVMEYIEGKSLEHALKESGKPFEAERVVEIAGELAAILQYLHSQVPAPLIFRDLKPSNIMITGKGRLRLIDFGIARNFDPAKQKDTLVYGTPGFSPPEQYGLGQTDERSDLYALGATLYYLLTEEDPQQFNFKFPSLRSLQISVPAKLEALLMKCLSRDRDERPPSAASITAELERIKEGMAAFQAAQGRDLWVGLYFIAAVALNFISLPGSRGRGYEMLVFPLVAFLFIIVGAFVLIYRHWKRKRGPYAAPDLIARMGNAILSWGSSLEARLQGAPAHGKGR, encoded by the coding sequence ATGGAACGTTCCTTCAGTCCCCCGAGAAAACGGCGGCCTGAGCAGTCGATGCCTTTTTACATCCTTTTTCCCTCCCTGGTCACGGGGACCATCGGCCTTCTGTACCTGCTTCTATTTCTGCTCGCCGTCGTAGAAGCTCTCGACGAAATCTCGCAGATTGTCCCCTCCCTGATGCTCCTTGCCCTGTCGGGGATGGCGGCCCTGGCCGCCTGGGGCATCGTGCGGGAGAAAAACTGGGCGGGGAAAATGCTCCTGATATTTTTCGCGGCCTTTATCGCGGTCTTTGCCGTCGGGTTTATGGATAATGGCTATGGAGTATTCTATTCCATCAATTTCATCGAGTTTGTTCCTTTCGCACTAATGGCTCTGGCGGCAGCAACTGCAGTATGCCTCATCGGCAGATGGAAAGCGGCGAGGTTGAGTCGGCTCAGGCCAAAAGCGGCTGCAGAATCCCAGGCGGCTGCGGCCTGCCCACGCAAGGGCGAGGTGCTCCGCGGCCGTTATGAGATTGCCGGGGAGCTTGGCCGCGGCGCAATGGGCTCCGTATATCTCGTCAAGGATCTCACCTTTCCTTCCCAGGATGTCCGGTGGGTTCTCAAGGAGATAGAGCTCCGGGGCCTTACCCTTGAAGAGCGCGCCGAGGCGGAAGAGCTCTTCAGGAAAGAGTGCGCCCTTCTCAAGAGCCTCAACCATCTGGCCATTCCCAAGCTCATCGAGCATTTCTCTGACAGTGAAGGCCTGGCCCTTGTCATGGAGTATATCGAGGGGAAAAGCCTTGAGCATGCGCTGAAGGAGTCCGGGAAGCCCTTTGAGGCCGAGCGGGTCGTTGAGATTGCAGGAGAGCTTGCCGCCATTCTCCAGTATCTCCACAGCCAGGTTCCCGCTCCGCTGATTTTCCGCGACCTCAAGCCATCCAACATCATGATAACGGGGAAGGGGAGGCTCCGCCTCATTGACTTCGGGATAGCGCGGAACTTTGATCCGGCGAAGCAGAAGGACACCCTTGTATATGGCACCCCAGGCTTTTCGCCGCCCGAGCAGTACGGCCTCGGCCAGACCGACGAGCGCTCTGACCTCTATGCTCTCGGCGCCACTCTCTATTACCTGCTCACCGAAGAAGATCCTCAGCAGTTCAATTTCAAGTTCCCTTCCCTCAGGAGCCTCCAGATCTCTGTGCCGGCAAAGCTTGAAGCGCTTCTGATGAAGTGCCTCAGCCGTGACAGGGATGAGCGCCCGCCCTCGGCAGCCTCCATCACCGCCGAGCTGGAGAGGATAAAAGAGGGAATGGCAGCCTTCCAGGCGGCACAGGGCCGGGATCTCTGGGTTGGCCTCTATTTCATCGCCGCCGTGGCCCTCAATTTTATCTCCCTTCCCGGGTCGAGGGGCCGCGGATACGAGATGCTGGTATTTCCCCTCGTAGCTTTTCTGTTTATCATCGTGGGAGCTTTCGTGCTCATATACCGGCACTGGAAGAGGAAGAGGGGGCCTTATGCAGCTCCCGATCTTATCGCCAGGATGGGAAATGCCATCCTCTCCTGGGGCTCATCGCTGGAAGCGAGGCTCCAGGGAGCTCCAGCCCATGGGAAAGGAAGGTAG